From one Bacillus sp. FJAT-42376 genomic stretch:
- a CDS encoding glycoside hydrolase family 32 protein: MLTKMKLQQAEDAVREAEKTMNERYRLGYHIMAPANWINDPNGFVQYKGEYHAFFQHHPYSVNWGPMHWGHVKSKDLVHWEHLPIALAPGDECDKDGCFSGSAVDNNGELTLIYTGHHYTDREKDLFYQNQNIAVSTDGIHFDKLGENPVIAAPPADSSHHFRDPKVWKHEDHWYMIVGNSDKNETGRVILYRSANLRNWDYIGVLAQSDGTLGFMWECPDFFELGGKHVLMFSPQGMKADGDHYNNLFQTGYLVGDYTYETNTYLHGGFKELDHGHDFYAVQTLKDDKGRRIAIGWMDMWESDMPTKKDGWCGALTLPREVTLGSRDQILMNPVEELERLRMEEHRVCSNETIQKSYTAEAAEDLMEIQAVINMAASSSKKAEIKILGSNGEHASVSYDAELGQLTLDVSKCGKKKDGIRRVSLKNTGLLTLRIYLDRSSIEVFANDGEATMTSRIYPESKRQGIEFTADADLSIKECTYWKLKDIWK, from the coding sequence ATGCTCACAAAAATGAAACTTCAGCAGGCAGAAGATGCGGTCAGGGAAGCGGAAAAAACGATGAATGAGCGTTACCGTCTCGGCTATCACATTATGGCACCGGCCAATTGGATCAATGACCCGAATGGCTTTGTTCAATATAAAGGGGAATACCATGCTTTCTTTCAGCATCATCCATACAGTGTGAATTGGGGGCCCATGCACTGGGGCCATGTAAAAAGCAAAGACCTCGTTCACTGGGAGCATCTCCCGATTGCACTCGCTCCGGGAGATGAGTGTGACAAAGACGGATGTTTTTCGGGCAGCGCAGTCGATAACAACGGGGAACTAACGCTGATTTATACGGGTCATCATTATACGGATCGAGAGAAGGACTTGTTTTACCAAAACCAAAATATAGCCGTAAGTACGGATGGGATTCACTTTGATAAACTAGGTGAAAATCCAGTCATCGCAGCTCCGCCTGCAGACAGCTCCCATCATTTCAGGGACCCAAAAGTGTGGAAGCACGAGGATCATTGGTACATGATTGTCGGCAATTCCGATAAGAATGAAACCGGGCGTGTCATTCTTTACCGCTCTGCCAATCTGAGAAACTGGGATTATATTGGTGTTCTTGCTCAGAGCGACGGCACACTTGGGTTCATGTGGGAGTGTCCGGATTTCTTCGAGCTTGGCGGCAAGCATGTCCTCATGTTTTCTCCGCAGGGAATGAAGGCGGACGGCGACCATTATAACAATCTTTTCCAAACCGGGTACCTCGTTGGGGATTACACATATGAAACCAATACCTATCTTCATGGCGGGTTCAAGGAGCTGGATCACGGCCATGATTTCTATGCTGTCCAGACGTTGAAAGACGATAAAGGCCGCCGTATCGCGATTGGCTGGATGGATATGTGGGAGTCGGATATGCCGACAAAGAAGGACGGCTGGTGCGGTGCACTCACTCTGCCACGCGAAGTAACGCTCGGCAGCCGGGATCAGATTCTGATGAACCCGGTGGAAGAGCTGGAACGGCTCCGCATGGAGGAGCACCGGGTTTGCTCGAACGAAACCATCCAAAAGAGCTATACAGCAGAAGCAGCTGAAGATCTTATGGAGATTCAAGCCGTTATAAATATGGCCGCTTCATCCTCAAAAAAAGCGGAGATCAAGATTTTGGGCTCGAATGGAGAGCATGCCTCGGTTTCCTATGATGCCGAACTCGGGCAGCTCACATTGGATGTATCGAAGTGTGGAAAGAAGAAAGACGGAATACGCAGGGTTTCCCTGAAGAACACCGGTCTTCTTACTCTAAGAATCTATCTGGACCGCTCTTCCATCGAGGTTTTCGCCAATGATGGAGAAGCTACGATGACGAGCCGGATCTATCCGGAAAGCAAACGGCAGGGAATTGAATTCACGGCAGATGCCGATCTTTCCATCAAAGAATGTACGTACTGGAAGCTAAAGGATATCTGGAAATAA
- a CDS encoding carbohydrate kinase, which produces MKKVYCVGETLIDFIPMQKNRALKDVGGFEKAAGGAPMNAAIAVAKYGGHSVMLTKMAQDHFGDFLLDVMSANGVDVSHIVRTDEGETGLAFVSVDEDGERSFTFYRKNAADLLLEPEEVAGIEFQEGDFLHFCSVDLVESPIKQTHLTLIEEIRRANGTVCFDVNVRIPLWPDEASCRKTILEFVPHADLIKVSSEELEFVTGIADEEKAVQSLLCGSVKAVIYTKGGEGASIYMKGGPVFEDPGFKVTVEDTTGAGDAFIGGLLSELLSLEAVPDTLIQTLHTHHSRLLTFANASGALAASVKGAIEAAPGREKVMEFIDAQRPSSESGQ; this is translated from the coding sequence GTGAAAAAGGTATACTGCGTTGGAGAAACATTGATCGATTTTATCCCTATGCAAAAAAACAGAGCGCTAAAGGATGTCGGAGGCTTTGAAAAAGCTGCAGGCGGTGCGCCGATGAATGCGGCGATTGCCGTGGCCAAATACGGGGGCCATTCGGTCATGCTGACTAAAATGGCCCAAGACCACTTCGGCGATTTTCTGCTGGACGTCATGTCTGCGAACGGAGTGGATGTCTCGCATATTGTAAGGACCGACGAAGGAGAAACCGGACTTGCCTTCGTTTCTGTGGACGAGGATGGAGAACGGAGCTTTACCTTTTACCGGAAAAATGCGGCAGATTTGCTGCTGGAGCCGGAGGAGGTTGCGGGTATCGAGTTCCAGGAAGGAGATTTCCTCCATTTCTGTTCCGTTGATTTAGTGGAAAGTCCCATCAAACAAACGCATCTGACACTCATCGAAGAGATCCGCCGGGCAAACGGCACGGTCTGCTTTGACGTAAATGTGCGGATTCCCCTCTGGCCGGACGAAGCAAGCTGCAGGAAGACCATCCTCGAATTTGTGCCGCACGCCGACCTTATTAAAGTATCAAGCGAGGAGCTTGAATTTGTCACCGGCATTGCGGATGAAGAAAAAGCCGTTCAATCCCTGCTATGCGGCAGCGTTAAAGCTGTTATCTACACGAAAGGCGGCGAAGGAGCGTCGATCTATATGAAGGGCGGTCCAGTATTCGAAGATCCCGGCTTCAAAGTAACCGTCGAAGACACAACAGGCGCAGGAGATGCGTTCATCGGAGGTCTGTTAAGCGAACTGCTCAGCCTCGAAGCGGTACCGGACACACTCATCCAAACGCTCCACACCCATCATAGCCGGCTCCTCACATTTGCCAACGCAAGCGGAGCACTCGCCGCCTCAGTGAAAGGAGCCATCGAAGCGGCACCGGGCCGGGAAAAGGTAATGGAATTTATAGATGCCCAGCGGCCGTCGTCGGAGTCGGGGCAATAG
- a CDS encoding VOC family protein — protein sequence MKLDHTGIAVRRMDEAIEFYTDVLGGKLVERYTSEKPGVETHIAVIHLDNQVIELLEPTSKTSPIDRFIRQKGKGVHHLAYEVDDLDKAIDEYEARGLTFLKDTYRTNPFGRRLIYMNPVHTHGQIIELCDYKG from the coding sequence ATGAAACTTGATCACACCGGCATCGCTGTTAGAAGGATGGATGAAGCCATTGAATTTTATACGGATGTTCTCGGCGGCAAGCTCGTCGAACGATATACAAGTGAAAAGCCAGGGGTGGAGACGCATATTGCGGTCATCCATCTTGATAACCAGGTCATCGAACTGCTCGAACCAACCAGCAAAACCTCGCCCATCGACCGGTTTATCAGACAAAAGGGAAAAGGAGTCCATCATCTTGCATACGAGGTAGACGATTTGGACAAAGCGATCGATGAGTATGAAGCCCGGGGGTTGACCTTCTTAAAGGATACGTACCGGACAAATCCATTTGGCCGCAGACTGATTTACATGAATCCGGTTCATACGCATGGTCAGATTATCGAACTTTGTGATTACAAAGGGTAA